From Cellulosimicrobium sp. ES-005, one genomic window encodes:
- a CDS encoding pyruvate dehydrogenase: protein MPFGIGRSPVDKRNRTVADLLVAQLIEAGVRRIYGIVGDSLNPVVDAVHRSTTGENAGKGIEWIHVRHEEAAAFAAAAEAEITGSLAVCAGSCGPGNLHLINGLYDANRSRVPVLAIASHIPSKQIGTGFFQETHPDRLFTECSVYSEMISSADQAPRVINSAIHHAYGARGVSVLTLPGDVADLDAPAAVPDVACRPAPPRVVPDATAVQQLADAIDAAKKVTIFAGAGVRGAHDDVLALADKIAAPVGHSLRGKEFIQYDNPFDVGMSGLLGYGAAFDAMHDCDLLVLLGTDFPYDQFLPESVRTAQVDVDPTHLGRRTRLDLAVVGDVGETVRALLPLVKKARSRKFLDAMVAKHEKAMTGVVGAYTKKVERTTPIHPEFVADTLDQVAADDAVFTVDTGMCNVWAARYITPNGKRRVIGSFIHGSMANALPHAIGAAASQPGRQVVAMAGDGGLSMLLGELVTLKHYDLPVKVVLFDNASLGMVRLEMLVDGLPMFGTESPHVDYAAVANAIGIPAVRVEKPKDLRRALQDALHRPGPALVDVVTDPRALSIPPNITAGQVRGFAVAMSKEILGGGMGEVVSMARANLRNVPRP, encoded by the coding sequence ATGCCGTTCGGAATCGGTCGCTCCCCCGTCGACAAGCGCAACCGGACTGTCGCGGACCTGCTCGTCGCGCAGCTCATCGAGGCGGGGGTGCGGCGGATCTACGGCATCGTCGGCGACAGCCTCAACCCCGTGGTCGACGCGGTGCACCGGTCCACCACGGGCGAGAACGCGGGCAAGGGGATCGAGTGGATCCACGTGCGCCACGAGGAGGCGGCGGCGTTCGCGGCGGCCGCGGAGGCCGAGATCACGGGCAGCCTCGCGGTGTGCGCGGGGTCGTGCGGGCCGGGGAACCTCCACCTCATCAACGGCCTGTACGACGCCAACCGGTCGCGCGTGCCCGTGCTCGCCATCGCGAGCCACATCCCGAGCAAGCAGATCGGCACCGGGTTCTTCCAGGAGACGCACCCCGACCGTCTGTTCACGGAGTGCTCCGTCTACTCGGAGATGATCTCGAGCGCCGACCAGGCGCCGCGCGTCATCAACTCCGCGATCCACCACGCGTACGGCGCCCGCGGCGTCTCCGTCCTCACGCTCCCGGGCGACGTCGCCGACCTCGACGCCCCGGCCGCCGTGCCCGACGTCGCGTGCCGGCCCGCTCCCCCGCGCGTCGTCCCCGACGCGACCGCCGTCCAGCAGCTCGCGGACGCGATCGACGCCGCGAAGAAGGTCACGATCTTCGCGGGCGCGGGTGTGCGCGGCGCGCACGACGACGTCCTCGCGCTCGCCGACAAGATCGCCGCGCCCGTGGGCCACTCCCTGCGCGGCAAGGAGTTCATCCAGTACGACAACCCGTTCGACGTCGGCATGTCCGGCCTCCTCGGCTACGGCGCCGCGTTCGACGCGATGCACGACTGCGACCTCCTCGTGCTGCTCGGCACCGACTTCCCGTACGACCAGTTCCTCCCGGAGTCGGTCCGCACGGCCCAGGTCGACGTCGACCCGACGCACCTCGGCCGACGCACGCGCCTGGACCTCGCCGTCGTGGGCGACGTCGGCGAGACGGTGCGCGCGCTCCTGCCGCTCGTGAAGAAGGCGCGGTCGCGCAAGTTCCTCGACGCGATGGTCGCCAAGCACGAGAAGGCGATGACCGGCGTCGTCGGGGCGTACACCAAGAAGGTCGAGCGCACGACGCCGATCCACCCCGAGTTCGTCGCCGACACGCTCGACCAGGTCGCCGCCGACGACGCGGTGTTCACCGTCGACACGGGCATGTGCAACGTGTGGGCCGCGCGGTACATCACGCCCAACGGGAAGCGGCGCGTCATCGGGTCGTTCATCCACGGGTCGATGGCCAACGCGCTCCCCCACGCCATCGGCGCCGCCGCTTCGCAGCCCGGCCGGCAGGTCGTCGCCATGGCCGGGGACGGCGGCCTCTCGATGCTGCTCGGCGAGCTCGTGACGCTCAAGCACTACGACCTCCCGGTCAAGGTCGTCCTGTTCGACAACGCGAGCCTCGGCATGGTGCGCCTCGAGATGCTCGTCGACGGCCTGCCGATGTTCGGCACCGAGTCGCCGCACGTGGACTACGCCGCGGTCGCGAACGCGATCGGCATCCCCGCGGTGCGCGTGGAGAAGCCCAAGGACCTGCGCCGCGCGCTCCAGGACGCGCTGCACCGCCCCGGGCCGGCGCTCGTCGACGTCGTGACCGACCCCCGCGCGCTCTCGATCCCGCCGAACATCACCGCGGGCCAGGTGCGCGGGTTCGCGGTCGCGATGAGCAAGGAGATCCTCGGCGGCGGCATGGGCGAGGTCGTGTCGATGGCGCGCGCGAACCTGCGCAACGTGCCGCGCCCGTAG
- a CDS encoding NAD(P)/FAD-dependent oxidoreductase, translated as MTATTSTPDHHTYDVAIVGGGPAGLSAAVTLARSLRSVVVLDAGEPRNAPAEGAHNLLGREGVPPRELLAAGRAEAEGYGAEVRDARVAHAAGDPESGFTLTLGDGATVRARRVLLATGLVDELPDVPGVREGWGSSVLHCPFCHGWEVRGQRIAVLATGPAAAHQVLLFRQLTPHVTLFQHTAPEPDDATWEQLSALGVRVVEGEVARLDVEGRAVRSVVLADGTSFAMDAVVVGPRFVARGELYEQLGGTLEDHPAGRFVPADPRGMTAVPGVWAAGNSSDLMAQVGASAAAGVMAGAGIHGELAQADAALAVARRRTPFAAHAEPAV; from the coding sequence ATGACCGCCACCACCTCCACCCCTGACCACCACACCTACGACGTCGCGATCGTCGGCGGCGGGCCCGCCGGGCTGAGCGCCGCGGTGACGCTCGCGCGGTCGCTGCGCTCCGTCGTCGTGCTCGACGCCGGCGAGCCGCGCAACGCGCCCGCGGAGGGCGCGCACAACCTGCTGGGGCGCGAGGGCGTCCCCCCGCGCGAGCTGCTGGCCGCGGGCCGTGCCGAGGCCGAGGGCTACGGCGCCGAGGTCCGCGACGCGCGCGTCGCCCACGCGGCCGGCGACCCCGAGTCCGGCTTCACGCTGACGCTCGGCGACGGCGCGACCGTCCGGGCACGGCGCGTCCTGCTCGCGACGGGCCTCGTCGACGAGCTCCCCGACGTCCCCGGGGTCCGCGAGGGCTGGGGGTCGAGCGTGCTGCACTGCCCGTTCTGCCACGGCTGGGAGGTGCGCGGGCAGCGGATCGCGGTCCTCGCGACCGGCCCGGCGGCGGCGCACCAGGTGCTGCTGTTCCGCCAGCTCACGCCGCACGTCACGCTCTTCCAGCACACCGCCCCCGAGCCCGACGACGCCACGTGGGAGCAGCTCTCGGCGCTCGGCGTGCGCGTGGTCGAGGGCGAGGTCGCGCGCCTCGACGTCGAGGGTCGGGCCGTGCGGTCGGTCGTCCTCGCGGACGGGACGTCGTTCGCGATGGACGCGGTCGTCGTCGGACCGCGGTTCGTCGCGCGGGGCGAGCTGTACGAGCAGCTCGGCGGGACGCTCGAGGACCACCCGGCCGGTCGGTTCGTGCCCGCCGACCCGCGGGGCATGACCGCCGTCCCGGGCGTCTGGGCGGCCGGCAACTCGAGCGACCTCATGGCCCAGGTCGGCGCGTCGGCGGCGGCCGGCGTCATGGCGGGCGCGGGGATCCACGGCGAGCTCGCCCAGGCCGACGCGGCGCTGGCCGTGGCGCGCCGCCGCACCCCGTTCGCGGCGCACGCCGAGCCCGCGGTCTGA
- a CDS encoding class I SAM-dependent methyltransferase, giving the protein MDSPANHGAHHHGHDHAVGHGHATGHGHAAGHAHDGHGMAELLELDASVFGVLLDQAVAVAVEHAPAPTRVVVDLGAGTGTGTRALARAFPDAEVVSVDADPAMLERLRDGLAGPGLEARVRTVEADLDAGWSDVGAADVVWASASLHHVADPARVLRDAHDALAPGGLLVVVEMTATSPVPPDDAAHVDLAAHLESAMAHAGWNRYPDWTPYLTDAGLEVVDRRAPTAVVPPGPDASRWARATAARQREHLAEHLDPADLAALDAVLAATDDPSTHTVGARGGRIVWAARRPR; this is encoded by the coding sequence ATGGACTCCCCCGCGAACCACGGCGCGCACCACCACGGCCACGACCACGCTGTCGGGCACGGGCATGCCACCGGGCACGGGCATGCCGCGGGCCACGCGCACGACGGCCACGGGATGGCCGAGCTGCTCGAGCTCGACGCGTCCGTGTTCGGCGTGCTGCTCGACCAGGCCGTCGCGGTCGCGGTCGAGCACGCACCGGCCCCCACGCGCGTCGTCGTCGACCTCGGCGCCGGGACCGGCACCGGGACGCGCGCCCTCGCCCGCGCGTTCCCCGACGCGGAGGTCGTCTCCGTGGACGCGGACCCCGCGATGCTCGAACGGCTGCGCGACGGGCTCGCCGGTCCCGGGCTCGAGGCACGCGTGCGCACCGTCGAGGCCGACCTCGACGCCGGGTGGTCCGACGTCGGCGCCGCCGACGTCGTGTGGGCGTCCGCGTCGCTGCACCACGTCGCGGACCCGGCGCGCGTCCTGCGCGACGCCCACGACGCGCTCGCGCCCGGGGGCCTGCTCGTCGTCGTCGAGATGACGGCGACGTCGCCCGTCCCGCCGGACGACGCGGCGCACGTCGACCTGGCCGCGCACCTCGAGAGCGCGATGGCCCACGCCGGCTGGAACCGCTACCCCGACTGGACGCCCTACCTGACCGACGCCGGGCTGGAGGTCGTCGACCGGCGCGCGCCGACCGCCGTCGTGCCGCCGGGACCGGACGCGTCCCGCTGGGCGCGCGCCACCGCGGCGCGCCAGCGCGAGCACCTCGCGGAGCACCTCGACCCCGCCGACCTCGCCGCGCTCGACGCGGTGCTCGCGGCGACCGACGACCCCTCGACGCACACCGTCGGAGCGCGCGGCGGCCGCATCGTCTGGGCCGCCCGCCGACCCCGCTGA
- a CDS encoding helix-turn-helix transcriptional regulator: protein MTQEVDLDAVVRQRIRGLRLARGWTLDALAARCFLSPSTLSRLETGHRRIALDQLVPIARALGTTLDQLVEPVDDEDVVIRPEPQRRPGETTWLLSRDRPGTMVAKMRLTPERAVGPEHQRVHPGHEWFTVLSGTAVVYLADRRILVQEGQAAEFSTMVPHSFGAHEGPVEILTIFDQEGERAHLSGTDQA, encoded by the coding sequence ATGACGCAAGAAGTCGACCTCGACGCCGTCGTGCGGCAGCGCATCCGCGGGCTGCGCCTCGCGCGCGGCTGGACCCTGGACGCGCTCGCGGCGCGGTGCTTCCTCAGCCCGTCGACGCTCAGCCGCCTCGAGACCGGGCACCGACGGATCGCGCTCGACCAGCTCGTGCCGATCGCCCGCGCGCTCGGCACGACGCTGGACCAGCTCGTCGAGCCGGTCGACGACGAGGACGTGGTCATCCGGCCCGAGCCGCAGCGCCGTCCGGGGGAGACGACGTGGCTGCTGTCCCGCGACCGTCCCGGGACGATGGTCGCGAAGATGCGCCTGACGCCCGAGCGCGCCGTCGGCCCGGAGCACCAGCGCGTCCACCCGGGTCACGAGTGGTTCACGGTCCTGTCCGGGACGGCCGTCGTCTACCTCGCCGACCGCCGGATCCTCGTGCAGGAGGGCCAGGCGGCCGAGTTCTCGACGATGGTGCCGCACTCGTTCGGCGCGCACGAGGGCCCGGTCGAGATCCTCACGATCTTCGACCAGGAGGGCGAGCGCGCCCACCTCTCGGGTACCGACCAGGCCTGA
- a CDS encoding type II toxin-antitoxin system PemK/MazF family toxin — MIRGAVYRVDLGDPRGHEQGGRRYGVVLSPTNMPWSVATIVPTSTSAQRAIFRPVLEIAGQETVLLVDQLRAIDTDYVVGEPVDFLLRDDLDALERTVQSYLGII; from the coding sequence GTGATCCGCGGCGCCGTCTACCGCGTCGACCTCGGTGACCCCCGGGGCCACGAGCAGGGCGGTCGGCGGTACGGGGTGGTCCTGTCCCCGACGAACATGCCGTGGTCCGTCGCGACGATCGTGCCGACCTCGACGAGCGCGCAGCGTGCGATCTTCCGGCCCGTCCTCGAGATCGCCGGCCAGGAGACCGTGCTCCTCGTCGACCAGCTCCGTGCGATCGACACCGACTACGTCGTCGGGGAGCCGGTCGACTTCCTTCTTCGAGACGACCTGGATGCGCTCGAGCGGACCGTGCAGAGCTACCTCGGCATCATCTGA